From Streptomyces sp. HUAS MG91, the proteins below share one genomic window:
- a CDS encoding MFS transporter gives MDKGRAERLGRDFGWLWAAFAVSSAGSMLAFDAFALIAVTVLHSSPVRVSFLSAAGIAAGALFAVPLGPWVEFRRKRPVMVGADLARCAALLTLPLAYALHALSYTQLVLVSVVVATADIVFRAASGAHLKALVPREGLLTASARFESTTWTTTALGPPLGGAAIGLFGPLTTVVGDAVSYLLSAAGVRRIRRPEPPPPAAASNRISGSDIAEGWRHLWRTPYLRALFLNSTLVNGLIMVGAPLMAVLMLRELGFPAWEYGLAYGVPCVGGLIGSRLSSRLVRRYGEQRVLRWSGTARVCWPVGLALTGTGTGGLVTVMVVELGLITCIGVYNPVLAKERLQHTDSDRLARVLSAWTVTGRAVTATLTLAWGALASLIGTRPALAVAGVLLLATPALLPTTPRAPLPAPTTRKSPTGP, from the coding sequence ATGGACAAGGGGAGGGCCGAGCGGCTCGGGCGGGACTTCGGGTGGCTGTGGGCGGCGTTCGCGGTGAGTTCGGCGGGCTCCATGCTGGCCTTCGACGCGTTCGCGCTGATCGCGGTGACGGTGCTGCACAGCAGCCCGGTGCGGGTGTCGTTCCTGTCGGCGGCCGGGATCGCGGCGGGCGCGCTCTTCGCGGTGCCGCTGGGGCCGTGGGTGGAGTTCCGGCGCAAGCGGCCCGTGATGGTCGGCGCCGACCTGGCGCGCTGCGCGGCCCTGCTCACCCTCCCGCTCGCGTACGCCCTGCACGCCCTGAGCTATACGCAGTTGGTGCTCGTGTCGGTGGTCGTGGCCACGGCCGACATCGTCTTCCGGGCCGCGAGCGGCGCCCACCTCAAGGCGCTGGTCCCGCGGGAGGGGCTGCTGACGGCCAGTGCCCGCTTCGAGTCGACGACCTGGACGACGACCGCGCTCGGCCCGCCGCTCGGCGGCGCCGCGATCGGCCTCTTCGGCCCGCTGACGACCGTCGTCGGGGACGCGGTGAGCTATCTGCTGTCGGCGGCCGGCGTCCGCCGCATCCGCCGCCCCGAACCACCGCCGCCCGCCGCCGCCTCGAACCGGATCAGCGGCTCCGACATCGCCGAGGGCTGGCGCCACCTCTGGCGCACCCCGTACCTGCGCGCCCTGTTCCTGAACTCGACCCTCGTCAACGGCCTGATCATGGTCGGCGCCCCGCTGATGGCCGTCCTGATGCTGCGCGAACTCGGCTTCCCCGCCTGGGAGTACGGCCTCGCCTACGGCGTCCCGTGCGTCGGCGGCCTGATCGGCTCACGCCTGTCGTCACGCCTCGTACGCCGGTACGGGGAGCAGCGCGTCCTGCGCTGGAGCGGTACCGCGCGAGTGTGCTGGCCGGTGGGGCTCGCCCTCACCGGCACCGGCACCGGTGGTCTGGTGACGGTGATGGTGGTCGAGCTGGGCCTGATCACGTGCATCGGCGTCTACAACCCGGTCCTCGCCAAGGAGCGCCTCCAGCACACCGACTCCGACCGTCTGGCCCGGGTCCTGTCGGCGTGGACGGTCACCGGCAGAGCGGTGACGGCCACCCTGACACTGGCCTGGGGCGCCCTGGCTTCCCTGATCGGCACCCGCCCGGCGCTGGCGGTGGCCGGAGTGCTGCTCCTGGCGACCCCGGCGCTGCTCCCCACGACTCCCCGCGCCCCGCTGCCCGCACCCACCACGCGAAAGTCCCCGACCGGACCCTGA
- a CDS encoding DUF4389 domain-containing protein, giving the protein MAASSSPYGAVPLVPGAEPLPELDVPSPGRQHRLTVLLRLLLLLPHAVLLAVLGVVTFCVAVVAWVATLILGRVPDSLEQWLAGFVGYATRFDAAAMLLTDRYPPFQVLGEPGGYPVQVRLRSTALNRAAVFFRLLLVIPAAVVASLAVAGWWAVALVSWIVVLVLGRMPQPLFEATAAVVRYRMRVSAYVLLLTSAYPKRLFGDQRSADAVIGIVRGPSATRPLMVGTAGQVLVGAFLLLGVAGWAGNATTYEPSPAQAGTERVSP; this is encoded by the coding sequence ATGGCCGCCTCCTCCTCCCCGTACGGCGCCGTCCCCCTGGTTCCCGGTGCCGAGCCCCTGCCCGAACTCGACGTGCCGTCGCCCGGCCGGCAGCACCGGCTGACGGTGCTGCTGCGGCTGCTGCTCCTGCTGCCGCACGCCGTGCTGCTCGCCGTCCTCGGCGTGGTCACGTTCTGCGTGGCGGTCGTGGCATGGGTGGCCACGCTGATCCTCGGCCGGGTCCCGGACTCGCTGGAACAGTGGCTCGCGGGGTTCGTCGGGTACGCGACCCGGTTCGACGCGGCGGCGATGCTGCTCACCGACCGCTACCCGCCGTTCCAGGTGCTCGGGGAGCCCGGCGGCTACCCGGTCCAGGTGCGGCTGCGCTCCACCGCCCTGAACCGGGCCGCGGTGTTCTTCCGGCTGCTCCTGGTGATCCCGGCGGCCGTGGTGGCCTCCCTCGCCGTCGCCGGATGGTGGGCCGTGGCGCTGGTGTCGTGGATCGTGGTGCTGGTCCTCGGGCGGATGCCGCAGCCGCTGTTCGAGGCGACAGCGGCCGTGGTGCGCTACCGGATGCGGGTGTCGGCGTACGTACTGCTGCTGACCTCCGCGTACCCGAAGCGGCTCTTCGGCGACCAGCGGTCGGCGGACGCCGTCATCGGGATCGTCCGCGGCCCTTCGGCGACCCGCCCCCTGATGGTGGGCACGGCCGGACAGGTCCTCGTCGGCGCCTTCCTCCTGCTGGGCGTGGCGGGCTGGGCCGGCAACGCGACGACCTACGAACCGTCCCCGGCCCAGGCGGGCACGGAACGCGTCTCACCCTGA
- a CDS encoding NAD(P)H-binding protein, with translation MSLNIVLFGATGMVGSRIAAEAVERGHRVTAVSRSGASPVSGVTATAADLSDLERVAEEVAGHDVVASAVAPPRDGSDPRAPFLHLNETLVAGARRAGVGRLVVVGGAGSLEVAPGQALADQPGFPDAFIGEALAHRDVLAFLRTVEDLDWTYISPAAEIAPGERTGEFRIGGDRLMADADGNSRISAEDYAIAFVDEVERDGHARSRMSVAY, from the coding sequence ATGTCCCTCAACATCGTGCTGTTCGGAGCCACCGGCATGGTCGGCAGCCGCATCGCCGCCGAGGCCGTGGAGCGCGGCCACCGGGTCACGGCCGTCAGCCGCTCCGGTGCCTCCCCCGTGTCGGGCGTGACGGCGACCGCGGCGGACCTGTCCGACCTGGAGCGGGTGGCGGAGGAGGTGGCCGGGCACGACGTGGTGGCCTCCGCGGTGGCGCCGCCGCGCGACGGCAGCGACCCGAGGGCGCCGTTCCTCCACCTCAACGAGACGCTGGTCGCCGGGGCCCGCAGGGCGGGCGTGGGACGCCTCGTCGTGGTCGGCGGCGCGGGCAGCCTGGAGGTGGCCCCGGGCCAGGCCCTGGCCGACCAGCCGGGCTTCCCGGACGCCTTCATCGGCGAGGCGCTGGCCCACCGCGACGTCCTGGCGTTCCTGCGCACGGTCGAGGACCTGGACTGGACGTACATCTCACCGGCGGCGGAGATCGCCCCCGGGGAGCGCACCGGCGAGTTCCGGATCGGCGGCGACCGGCTGATGGCGGACGCCGACGGCAACAGCCGGATCAGCGCCGAGGACTACGCGATCGCCTTCGTCGACGAGGTCGAGCGGGACGGACACGCGCGCTCGCGCATGTCGGTCGCGTACTGA
- a CDS encoding Lrp/AsnC family transcriptional regulator: MRTRESAISEADLTLIHALQLAPRATWAQLAEVLGPAADTLARRWARLTERGHAWSGVLPGALTAGSPAVTSAWIRIECAAGTVPATAAALTTDPGTLTVQHVTGVADLVAYVAAPDPAALDAYVVNRLHQLPGVRATRTHVVTALYIPATPTRLDQLTPRQARAVRELGPRPARTARAAPLTTPDPVDQRLLLALAEDARTGVATLAQRIGASESTARRRLARLTATDGVLFRTEPAPRHSGRPVWALICADVPPDQLVPVAAAVSRLRGTRTVTAVTGPHNLFVCAWLNRVEELPGYTEKLVRAGTGLRIADTKVSLRAHKLGAHVIGPDGRREGVVPPDIWGISSRA, encoded by the coding sequence GTGCGCACAAGGGAATCCGCCATCTCGGAGGCCGATCTCACCCTGATCCACGCACTGCAGCTCGCCCCGCGCGCCACCTGGGCGCAACTGGCCGAGGTGCTCGGCCCCGCCGCCGACACCCTGGCCCGGCGCTGGGCCCGGCTCACCGAGCGCGGCCACGCCTGGTCGGGAGTGCTGCCGGGCGCGCTGACGGCGGGCAGCCCTGCGGTGACCAGCGCCTGGATCAGGATCGAGTGCGCGGCGGGCACCGTGCCGGCCACCGCGGCCGCCCTCACCACCGACCCCGGCACCCTGACCGTGCAGCACGTCACCGGCGTCGCCGACCTCGTCGCGTACGTCGCCGCACCCGACCCGGCCGCCCTCGACGCCTACGTCGTGAACCGGCTGCACCAGCTGCCCGGCGTCCGCGCCACCCGCACCCATGTCGTCACCGCCCTGTACATCCCGGCGACGCCCACCCGCCTGGACCAGCTCACGCCCCGGCAGGCACGCGCGGTGCGGGAGCTCGGCCCCCGCCCGGCCCGCACCGCGCGCGCCGCGCCCCTCACCACGCCCGACCCGGTCGACCAGCGCCTGCTGCTCGCGCTCGCCGAGGACGCCAGGACCGGCGTCGCCACCCTCGCCCAGCGGATCGGCGCCAGCGAATCGACCGCACGCCGCCGCCTCGCCCGGCTGACGGCCACCGACGGCGTGCTGTTCAGAACCGAGCCGGCCCCGCGCCACTCCGGCCGCCCCGTCTGGGCCCTGATCTGCGCCGACGTCCCCCCGGACCAGCTCGTCCCGGTGGCCGCGGCGGTGTCCAGGCTGCGCGGCACCCGCACCGTCACCGCCGTGACCGGACCGCACAACCTCTTCGTCTGCGCCTGGCTGAATCGCGTCGAGGAACTGCCCGGCTACACCGAGAAACTGGTGCGCGCCGGGACCGGACTGCGCATCGCCGACACCAAGGTCTCGCTGCGCGCGCACAAGCTGGGCGCCCATGTGATCGGCCCCGACGGCCGGCGCGAAGGCGTCGTCCCGCCCGACATCTGGGGCATCTCCTCGCGCGCCTGA
- a CDS encoding S8 family peptidase, giving the protein MRTRTPLAFCLAAVLLLTATACGDDDSKPDPMRDDQWALDALHLPDAWSTSKGDDTVIAVVDTGADLDHPDLKGRLVDGHDFVDNDDEPKDLNGHGTHVSGIAAAHTDNGVGIAGGAPGAKIMPVRVLGADGSGSNDNIIKGIKWASDHGADVINLSLGESGLMAKLLKGGILNAAIKYAYGKGVTVVAAAGNDGDDVQTYKVGTPVLVVGASDTNGAPASFSNFGVDDAVSAPGVDILSTLPTYRTKETLKDTSGYGKLSGTSMASPYVAAVAALLHQQGLKPDEIMSTIRSTAKNPKNVSKLGLGIVDAEAAVKKHK; this is encoded by the coding sequence ATGCGTACGCGAACCCCTCTCGCCTTCTGCCTCGCAGCAGTTCTCCTGCTGACCGCCACCGCCTGCGGGGACGACGACAGCAAACCCGACCCCATGCGGGACGACCAGTGGGCCCTCGACGCGCTCCACCTGCCGGACGCCTGGTCCACCTCGAAGGGCGACGACACCGTCATCGCGGTCGTCGACACCGGCGCCGACCTGGACCACCCCGACCTCAAGGGCCGCCTCGTGGACGGCCACGACTTCGTCGACAACGACGACGAGCCCAAGGACCTCAACGGCCACGGCACCCATGTCTCCGGCATCGCCGCCGCCCACACCGACAACGGCGTCGGCATCGCGGGCGGCGCCCCCGGCGCCAAGATCATGCCGGTGCGGGTGCTCGGCGCCGACGGCTCCGGCTCCAACGACAACATCATCAAGGGCATCAAGTGGGCGTCCGACCACGGCGCCGACGTCATCAACCTCTCCCTCGGCGAATCGGGCCTGATGGCCAAGCTGCTCAAGGGCGGCATCCTCAACGCGGCCATCAAGTACGCCTACGGCAAGGGCGTCACGGTCGTCGCGGCGGCCGGCAACGACGGCGACGACGTCCAGACGTACAAGGTGGGCACCCCGGTCCTCGTCGTCGGCGCCAGCGACACGAACGGCGCTCCGGCCTCCTTCTCCAACTTCGGTGTGGACGACGCCGTCTCGGCCCCCGGCGTCGACATCCTCTCCACGCTCCCCACCTACCGGACGAAGGAGACGCTGAAGGACACCTCCGGCTACGGAAAGCTGTCCGGCACGTCCATGGCGTCCCCGTACGTGGCCGCCGTCGCCGCCCTCCTGCACCAACAGGGCCTGAAACCCGACGAGATCATGTCGACGATCCGGTCCACCGCGAAGAACCCGAAGAACGTGAGCAAGCTGGGCCTGGGCATCGTCGACGCCGAGGCGGCCGTCAAGAAGCACAAGTGA
- a CDS encoding LysR family transcriptional regulator, with product MDPEAVRTFLAVADEGQIQLAAADLGITQQAASKRIAALERQLGVRLLLRTPRGARLTLDGTAFLPHARAVLAAVAQAEAAVRPGARPLRVDVLGTRVSTAGLLQDFHHAHPDAALDVVVVRGAARAALEAVRDGGVDAAFWAHSLPAGRLPAPVRTARVLDEPVVLAVGPAHPLAGRETVSPAELAGLRIWMPGLDPAAEWGAYYARFAAAFGIRLDASGPAFGMEHMARTITASDDLGTFIGTRTPLVRPTGFGLRFLTVTRPTPVYPHWLLWRDDNPHPALRSLRAYLTGRYACEPVPDDELWVPDWPANRPPESPE from the coding sequence GTGGATCCGGAAGCCGTACGCACCTTCCTGGCCGTCGCCGACGAGGGGCAGATCCAGCTCGCCGCCGCCGACCTCGGCATCACCCAGCAGGCCGCCTCCAAGCGCATCGCCGCCCTGGAGCGGCAGCTCGGCGTACGGCTGCTGCTGCGCACCCCGCGCGGGGCGCGGCTCACCCTCGACGGCACCGCGTTCCTGCCGCACGCGCGGGCCGTCCTCGCGGCCGTCGCCCAGGCGGAGGCGGCGGTACGGCCCGGGGCGCGCCCGCTGCGCGTGGACGTGCTCGGTACGCGCGTGAGCACCGCCGGGCTGCTCCAGGACTTCCACCACGCCCATCCGGACGCGGCGCTCGACGTGGTCGTGGTGCGCGGGGCGGCCCGGGCCGCGCTCGAAGCGGTCCGGGACGGGGGCGTGGACGCCGCGTTCTGGGCGCACAGCCTGCCCGCCGGGCGGCTGCCCGCGCCGGTGCGCACGGCGCGGGTCCTCGACGAGCCGGTGGTCCTGGCGGTCGGCCCCGCGCACCCGCTGGCCGGCCGCGAGACCGTCTCCCCCGCCGAGCTCGCGGGGCTGCGGATCTGGATGCCGGGCCTGGATCCGGCGGCCGAGTGGGGCGCCTACTACGCCCGGTTCGCGGCCGCGTTCGGCATCCGGCTCGACGCGTCGGGGCCCGCGTTCGGCATGGAGCACATGGCGCGGACGATCACCGCCTCCGACGACCTGGGCACGTTCATCGGCACCCGCACCCCGCTCGTCCGCCCCACCGGTTTCGGCCTGCGCTTCCTCACCGTCACCCGCCCCACGCCCGTCTACCCGCACTGGCTGCTGTGGCGCGACGACAACCCGCACCCGGCGCTGCGCTCCCTGCGCGCGTACCTGACCGGCCGCTACGCGTGCGAGCCGGTGCCCGACGACGAGCTGTGGGTGCCGGACTGGCCGGCGAACCGGCCACCGGAGTCACCCGAGTAG
- a CDS encoding PP2C family protein-serine/threonine phosphatase, whose amino-acid sequence MPFSGSSSFTSPTRVARTTVRPTARWRAALLVSLVSVVSIISLGLATPADFRTRALLGLVPIAVAVLTSVMTTAVVTGVMLALYIALQLIDPTPSGGWAVVGPLLIGTGGLLGVLIARRREEQQARIQAVVDIAEATQRAVMRALPDHVGDLHIADFYQPAARAARVGGDWYDFQPSPHGVRAVLGDVSGKGLPAVSASASLLGAFREAGYHEADEREVARRLEIAMQRYSAWARVMGEEELPDAFSTALLLHFPPGVDAVDIVNFGHEPPLVVGADGRVHTPDVPPGVPLGMGALGAELPEPVRLPFRPGDTLVLFTDGVTECRDDDGVFYPVRERLPGLVERLPADAPPGELLRRIALDLHGHRHGPPSDDTAITVIRRTAGRVAPYVTPSDAVLYEPADSAALYAEDAEESQYATDMRERACPSRSTSSTKAIA is encoded by the coding sequence ATGCCTTTCTCCGGCTCCAGCAGCTTCACCTCGCCCACCCGTGTGGCACGGACGACCGTGCGCCCCACGGCCCGCTGGCGTGCCGCGCTGCTGGTCTCGCTGGTGTCGGTCGTCAGCATCATCTCGCTGGGCCTGGCCACCCCGGCCGACTTCCGGACCCGGGCGCTGCTCGGTCTGGTACCGATCGCCGTGGCGGTCCTCACCTCGGTCATGACGACCGCCGTCGTCACCGGAGTGATGCTCGCCCTCTACATCGCGCTCCAGCTCATCGACCCCACCCCGTCCGGCGGCTGGGCCGTGGTCGGCCCGCTGCTCATCGGCACCGGCGGACTGCTCGGCGTGCTGATCGCCCGCCGCCGCGAGGAGCAGCAGGCCCGCATCCAGGCCGTCGTCGACATCGCCGAGGCGACCCAGCGGGCCGTGATGCGCGCCCTGCCCGACCACGTCGGCGATCTGCACATCGCCGACTTCTACCAGCCGGCCGCCCGCGCGGCCCGGGTCGGCGGCGACTGGTACGACTTCCAGCCCTCCCCGCACGGCGTGCGCGCGGTCCTCGGCGACGTCAGCGGCAAGGGACTTCCGGCGGTGTCCGCGTCGGCGTCGCTGCTCGGCGCGTTCCGCGAGGCCGGGTACCACGAGGCCGACGAGCGCGAGGTGGCCCGCCGCCTGGAGATCGCCATGCAGCGCTACAGCGCGTGGGCCCGCGTCATGGGCGAGGAGGAGCTGCCGGACGCGTTCTCCACGGCGCTGCTGTTGCACTTCCCGCCCGGCGTCGACGCCGTGGACATCGTGAACTTCGGCCACGAGCCGCCGCTGGTCGTCGGCGCGGACGGCCGCGTGCACACCCCGGACGTGCCGCCCGGCGTGCCGCTGGGCATGGGGGCGCTCGGCGCGGAGCTGCCCGAGCCGGTGCGGCTGCCGTTCCGGCCCGGCGACACGCTCGTGCTGTTCACCGACGGCGTCACCGAGTGCCGGGACGACGACGGCGTCTTCTACCCCGTACGGGAGCGGCTGCCCGGCCTCGTCGAGCGGCTGCCCGCGGACGCGCCGCCCGGCGAACTGCTGCGCCGGATCGCCCTGGACCTGCACGGGCACCGGCACGGGCCGCCCAGCGACGACACCGCCATCACCGTCATCCGGCGGACGGCGGGGCGCGTGGCGCCGTACGTGACGCCCTCGGACGCGGTGCTGTACGAGCCCGCCGACAGCGCGGCCCTGTATGCGGAGGACGCCGAGGAGTCTCAGTACGCGACCGACATGCGCGAGCGCGCGTGTCCGTCCCGCTCGACCTCGTCGACGAAGGCGATCGCGTAG
- a CDS encoding ParA family protein codes for MAHVHAILNQKGGVGKSTLAVNLAAVTADVLGGPLSGGDGQPPVVAVSIDPQGSAVWWSERVGDGLPFDFVQAHDDLAGLAALSRIPSAQHVFVDTPGWLDLAEGDGADPLGKGAAADALRAVLSNATDVIVPIEPEPLGFQPTQRTVEKVVKPRGLPFRVVINNWDPRDGKADLEQTRAFVEGQGWPLARTVVRHYKLHTRASADGLVVTQYGANKVALQAREDFFRLALEVGLAAIPKPARKPRAKSRTKKKVTA; via the coding sequence GTGGCACACGTACACGCGATCCTCAACCAGAAGGGCGGCGTCGGAAAGTCCACGCTCGCCGTGAACCTCGCCGCCGTGACGGCCGACGTCCTCGGAGGCCCCCTCTCCGGCGGGGACGGCCAGCCGCCCGTCGTCGCCGTCTCCATCGACCCGCAGGGCTCCGCCGTGTGGTGGTCCGAGCGCGTCGGCGACGGCCTCCCCTTCGACTTCGTGCAGGCCCACGACGACCTCGCGGGCCTGGCCGCCCTGTCCCGCATCCCGTCCGCGCAGCACGTCTTCGTCGACACCCCGGGCTGGCTCGACCTCGCCGAGGGCGACGGCGCCGACCCGCTCGGCAAGGGCGCGGCCGCCGACGCGCTGCGCGCGGTGCTCTCCAACGCCACCGACGTCATCGTCCCCATCGAGCCCGAGCCGCTCGGCTTCCAGCCCACCCAGCGCACGGTCGAGAAGGTCGTGAAGCCGCGCGGGCTGCCGTTCCGCGTCGTCATCAACAACTGGGACCCGCGCGACGGCAAGGCCGACCTGGAGCAGACCCGCGCCTTCGTCGAGGGCCAGGGCTGGCCGCTCGCCCGCACCGTCGTCCGCCACTACAAGCTGCACACCCGGGCCAGCGCGGACGGCCTCGTCGTCACCCAGTACGGCGCCAACAAGGTCGCCCTCCAGGCCCGCGAGGACTTCTTCCGGCTCGCCCTGGAAGTGGGCCTCGCCGCCATCCCGAAGCCCGCCCGCAAGCCGCGCGCGAAGTCCCGTACGAAGAAGAAGGTGACCGCCTGA
- a CDS encoding SH3 domain-containing protein: MRRTPMALAASALLTGGVLAVSAAAPASANSGGGDVVWGTVASSTDLNLRSGPSTSASVVYRMAPGSQDRIECVTHGSTVHGTSDWYWFTGAHGWASAAYVSISANPPDCSGTSVPCPPEHQQRHDNSPSTFYFRSDYRVEFGVTN, from the coding sequence ATGCGTCGTACGCCCATGGCCCTTGCCGCGTCCGCCCTGCTCACGGGTGGCGTGCTCGCCGTGTCGGCGGCGGCTCCCGCCAGTGCGAACAGCGGTGGCGGAGACGTCGTCTGGGGCACGGTGGCCTCGTCCACGGACCTCAATCTCCGGTCCGGGCCCAGTACTTCGGCGTCCGTCGTCTACCGGATGGCGCCGGGCAGCCAGGACCGCATCGAGTGCGTGACGCACGGCTCGACCGTGCACGGCACCTCGGACTGGTACTGGTTCACCGGAGCCCACGGCTGGGCGAGTGCCGCCTATGTGTCCATCAGCGCCAACCCGCCGGACTGCTCGGGAACCTCGGTGCCGTGCCCGCCCGAGCACCAGCAGCGGCACGACAACAGCCCGAGCACCTTCTACTTCCGCTCGGACTACCGCGTCGAGTTCGGCGTCACCAACTAG
- a CDS encoding ParB/RepB/Spo0J family partition protein yields the protein MGRRTDLSSLLAAAADGEPAMATAVRGRPGTKPLTVSVGDLAENPDNPRHELRDLEGLAETVRERGVLQALGVVPATVFLAAHPHHKEAVGSSPYVVLHGHRRLAAARLAGLDEVPVLVRDDATRSDEDALIENVQRDDLTELEQAQAIQGLITAYGYSQRQVAARIGKTQGFISQRLSLMKLREDLQEALADGRVSVEDARRIARLPRDEQELPGPVTGATVPAARQEKRERRKNDYGVIELDSRSTPQEIADALRRHLAPAALDRVVELLGR from the coding sequence ATGGGCCGCAGGACCGATCTGTCCTCCCTGCTGGCGGCGGCCGCGGACGGCGAACCGGCCATGGCGACGGCGGTGCGCGGGCGCCCCGGCACCAAGCCGCTGACCGTCTCCGTGGGCGACCTCGCCGAGAACCCCGACAACCCGCGCCACGAGCTGCGCGACCTGGAAGGACTCGCCGAGACGGTCCGCGAGCGCGGGGTCCTCCAGGCCCTCGGCGTCGTCCCGGCCACCGTCTTCCTCGCCGCCCACCCGCACCACAAGGAGGCGGTCGGCTCCTCCCCGTACGTGGTCCTGCACGGCCACCGCAGGCTCGCCGCCGCCCGGCTGGCGGGCCTGGACGAGGTGCCCGTCCTGGTCCGCGACGACGCCACCCGCTCCGACGAGGACGCGCTCATCGAGAACGTCCAGCGCGACGACCTCACCGAGCTGGAGCAGGCCCAGGCGATCCAGGGCCTGATCACCGCGTACGGCTACTCCCAGCGGCAGGTCGCCGCCCGCATCGGCAAGACCCAGGGGTTCATCTCGCAGCGGCTGTCCCTGATGAAGCTGCGCGAGGACCTTCAGGAGGCCCTCGCCGACGGCCGGGTCTCCGTCGAGGACGCCCGGCGCATCGCCCGGCTCCCCCGCGACGAGCAGGAGCTGCCCGGACCGGTCACCGGGGCGACCGTCCCCGCGGCCCGCCAGGAGAAGCGCGAGCGCCGGAAGAACGATTACGGCGTAATCGAGCTCGACAGCCGCTCGACGCCCCAGGAGATCGCGGACGCCCTGCGCCGCCATCTCGCCCCGGCGGCGCTGGACCGCGTGGTGGAGCTGCTCGGCCGGTAG
- a CDS encoding helix-turn-helix domain-containing protein, translated as MLEVPSPSATHAPPPAEAVAPLLRGLDVLRRLTDADGTLALAELARATGLARSTVDRICATLAHLGHLRLDGRDASLAPPLMAVANACLDALRVPELLGPLADRLADELDESVSLAVPDGDEIRFVHQVLRRRALSISFRVGDPLPGEGSAPGLVFRRGTGPAVDDQLVEPGLIAVAMPVRGASGEAVCAVSVVSHTSRHTAEGLAEAVRGPLASCVRAMEDVLRADADATGLRPGPRSANAGGADSAPVRALARGLSVLTVFSGGRPALTLTEIAEATGLSRATARRALITYEHLGYVRRDGRLHRLTPRVLALGCAPLSRTTLPQIAGPHLAALSETLGESVGLSVPDGSDGEWTWCTARVAPRRVMSVDIAVGTRLPAGATAAGQVLAGAGEAVADGPEDGLWSVAVPLRGRDGRVVSALDVTAHRGRGERTAWAAALRATAARIEADLRVTSRFVAVPLH; from the coding sequence GTGCTCGAAGTGCCGTCCCCGTCCGCGACCCACGCGCCCCCGCCCGCCGAGGCCGTCGCCCCGCTGCTGCGCGGCCTCGACGTCCTGCGGCGCCTCACGGACGCGGACGGCACCCTCGCCCTCGCCGAGCTGGCCCGGGCCACCGGACTCGCCCGTTCCACGGTCGACCGGATCTGCGCCACCCTCGCCCACCTCGGCCACCTCCGCCTCGACGGGCGGGACGCCTCCCTCGCCCCGCCGCTCATGGCCGTCGCCAACGCCTGCCTGGACGCGCTGCGGGTGCCCGAGCTGCTCGGCCCGCTCGCCGACCGGCTCGCCGACGAGCTCGACGAGTCCGTCTCCCTCGCCGTGCCGGACGGCGACGAGATCCGCTTCGTCCACCAGGTGCTGCGCCGCCGCGCGCTGTCGATCAGTTTCCGGGTGGGCGATCCGCTGCCCGGGGAGGGCTCGGCGCCGGGGCTCGTCTTCCGGCGGGGCACCGGCCCCGCCGTGGACGACCAGCTCGTCGAACCCGGGCTGATCGCGGTGGCGATGCCGGTCCGGGGGGCCTCCGGGGAGGCCGTGTGCGCGGTGAGCGTGGTCAGCCACACCAGTCGGCACACGGCTGAGGGCCTGGCGGAGGCCGTGCGGGGGCCTCTGGCGTCCTGTGTACGGGCCATGGAGGACGTGCTCCGTGCCGATGCCGATGCCACGGGGCTCCGCCCCGGACCCCGCTCCGCAAACGCCGGAGGGGCTGACAGTGCCCCTGTGCGGGCCCTGGCTCGCGGGCTCTCCGTGCTCACCGTGTTCAGCGGCGGGCGCCCCGCGCTGACGCTCACCGAGATCGCCGAGGCCACCGGGCTCTCCCGAGCCACCGCCCGCCGCGCCCTCATCACGTACGAGCACCTGGGTTACGTGCGCCGGGACGGCCGCCTCCACCGGCTCACCCCGCGCGTGCTCGCCCTGGGCTGCGCTCCGCTGTCCCGGACGACGCTGCCGCAGATCGCCGGACCGCACCTCGCCGCGCTGTCGGAGACGCTCGGTGAGTCGGTGGGCCTCTCGGTGCCCGACGGGTCCGACGGGGAGTGGACGTGGTGCACCGCGCGGGTCGCGCCGCGCCGGGTGATGAGCGTCGACATCGCCGTCGGCACCCGCCTGCCGGCCGGGGCGACCGCCGCCGGTCAGGTGCTGGCCGGTGCCGGGGAAGCCGTCGCCGACGGGCCCGAGGACGGGCTGTGGTCGGTGGCCGTGCCGCTGCGCGGGCGCGACGGACGCGTCGTCTCCGCGCTCGACGTCACCGCCCACCGGGGCCGCGGCGAGCGCACCGCGTGGGCGGCGGCGCTGCGCGCGACGGCCGCCCGGATCGAGGCGGACCTGCGGGTCACCTCACGGTTCGTGGCCGTCCCGCTCCACTGA